A window of the Scleropages formosus chromosome 5, fSclFor1.1, whole genome shotgun sequence genome harbors these coding sequences:
- the smyd1a gene encoding histone-lysine N-methyltransferase SMYD1a isoform X1, with protein MENVEVFDALNKGRGLRATKVFKAGDVIFTEPSFAAVVFDSLSQQVCHTCFRHQDKLHRCSQCRFAHYCDRTCQRAGWDEHKQECAAIKKCSKVPNETIRLAARALWRIEKDGSIVSEGQLTTLDQLEDHVADMSADGLKELKGNVHNFLDYWPHSSQQHEVDRVSHIFGVIKCNAFTLSDQRGLQAVGVGLFPNLSLVNHNCLPNCTVILNHGSQTALNPLFHTQSRIELRAQERISQGEELTVSYVDLLNVSTDRQQLLKQQYFFDCTCECCSQHLKDDLMMAIKEVNGKKPSDLEVKEVTQLSLKALEKIEKARVEGNYHEVVNLCKECLEKQELVLADTHLYKLRVLSTASEVLSYLHYFSEAADYARRMVEGYMKLYPPNNAQLGMALMRAGVTHWHAGQIEVGHSMICKAYGILMITHGPTHSITKDLEAIRTQTEVELRLFQQNKDAYYNMRETALKKVPMSAMAEVIQDSIKKLFRSK; from the exons ATGGAGAATGTGGAAGTATTTGACGCATTGAACAAGGGCAGGGGCCTGAGGGCCACCAAGGTCTTCAAAGCTGGGGATGTGATCTTTACTGAACCCAGCTTTGCGGCTGTGGTCTTTGACAG TCTCTCACAACAGGTTTGTCACACCTGCTTCCGGCATCAGGACAAGCTTCATCGATGTAGTCAATGCAGGTTTGCCCACTACTGTGATCGAACCTGCCAGCGTGCTGGATGGGATGAGCATAAACAAGAGTGTGCTGCCATCAAGAAGTGCAGCAAGGTGCCCAATGAGACCATCCG TCTAGCAGCTCGTGCCTTGTGGCGCATTGAGAAAGACGGAAGTATTGTCTCCGAGGGTCAGCTCACCACACTGGACCAACTTGAGGATCATGTGGCAGACATGAGTGCCGATGGCCTGAAGGAGCTGAAAGGCAATGTCCACAACTTCCTGGACTACTGGCCACATAGCAGTCAACAGCATGAAGTGGACAGGGTctcacacatctttggagtg ATTAAATGTAATGCTTTCACGCTGAGTGACCAGAGAGGCCTGCAAGCTGTCGGTGTGGGACTGTTTCCCAACCTGTCTTTGGTGAACCACAACTGCTTACCCAACTGCACTGTGATCCTCAATCATGGGAG TCAGACTGCTCTGAACCCTCTCTTTCACACTCAGAGTAG AATTGAGCTGCGTGCCCAAGAGAGGATCTCTCAAGGGGAGGAGCTCACAGTGAGCTATGTGGACTTGCTCAATGTGTCCACAGATCGCCAGCAGCTGCTCAAGCAGCAGTACTTTTTTGACTGTACTTGTGAGTGCTGCAGCCAGCACCTGAAAGATGACCTCATGATGGCCATCAAAGAGGTGAATGGAAAGAAG CCATCTGATCTAGAGGTGAAAGAGGTGACACAGTTGAGCCTGAAAGCACTGGAGAAGATTGAAAAGGCACGCGTTGAGGGAAACTACCATGAG GTGGTGAACCTGTGCAAGGAATGCCTGGAAAAACAAGAGCTGGTGCTGgcagacacacacctgtacaaGCTGAGAGTGTTGAGCACAGCCAGCGAGGTGCTGTCCTACCTGCACTATTTCTCTGAGGCTGCTGACTACGCACGAAGGATGGTAGAGGGATATAT GAAGCTTTACCCTCCAAACAATGCCCAGTTGGGTATGGCGTTGATGCGGGCAGGAGTGACCCACTGGCATGCTGGCCAAATTGAAGTTGGACATAGCATGATATGCAAGGCTTATGGCATCCTCATGATCACCCATGGGCCCACCCACTCCATCACCAAGGACCTGGAG GCAATTCGGACACAGACAGAGGTGGAACTTCGCTTGTTCCAGCAGAACAAAGATGCCTATTATAATATGCGTGAAACAGCCCTGAAGAAGGTGCCCATGAGTGCAATGGCAGAAGTGATCCAAGACAGCATTAAGAAGCTATTTCGTTCAAAATAA
- the smyd1a gene encoding histone-lysine N-methyltransferase SMYD1a isoform X2, producing the protein MENVEVFDALNKGRGLRATKVFKAGDVIFTEPSFAAVVFDSLSQQVCHTCFRHQDKLHRCSQCRFAHYCDRTCQRAGWDEHKQECAAIKKCSKVPNETIRLAARALWRIEKDGSIVSEGQLTTLDQLEDHVADMSADGLKELKGNVHNFLDYWPHSSQQHEVDRVSHIFGVIKCNAFTLSDQRGLQAVGVGLFPNLSLVNHNCLPNCTVILNHGSQTALNPLFHTQSRIELRAQERISQGEELTVSYVDLLNVSTDRQQLLKQQYFFDCTCECCSQHLKDDLMMAIKEPSDLEVKEVTQLSLKALEKIEKARVEGNYHEVVNLCKECLEKQELVLADTHLYKLRVLSTASEVLSYLHYFSEAADYARRMVEGYMKLYPPNNAQLGMALMRAGVTHWHAGQIEVGHSMICKAYGILMITHGPTHSITKDLEAIRTQTEVELRLFQQNKDAYYNMRETALKKVPMSAMAEVIQDSIKKLFRSK; encoded by the exons ATGGAGAATGTGGAAGTATTTGACGCATTGAACAAGGGCAGGGGCCTGAGGGCCACCAAGGTCTTCAAAGCTGGGGATGTGATCTTTACTGAACCCAGCTTTGCGGCTGTGGTCTTTGACAG TCTCTCACAACAGGTTTGTCACACCTGCTTCCGGCATCAGGACAAGCTTCATCGATGTAGTCAATGCAGGTTTGCCCACTACTGTGATCGAACCTGCCAGCGTGCTGGATGGGATGAGCATAAACAAGAGTGTGCTGCCATCAAGAAGTGCAGCAAGGTGCCCAATGAGACCATCCG TCTAGCAGCTCGTGCCTTGTGGCGCATTGAGAAAGACGGAAGTATTGTCTCCGAGGGTCAGCTCACCACACTGGACCAACTTGAGGATCATGTGGCAGACATGAGTGCCGATGGCCTGAAGGAGCTGAAAGGCAATGTCCACAACTTCCTGGACTACTGGCCACATAGCAGTCAACAGCATGAAGTGGACAGGGTctcacacatctttggagtg ATTAAATGTAATGCTTTCACGCTGAGTGACCAGAGAGGCCTGCAAGCTGTCGGTGTGGGACTGTTTCCCAACCTGTCTTTGGTGAACCACAACTGCTTACCCAACTGCACTGTGATCCTCAATCATGGGAG TCAGACTGCTCTGAACCCTCTCTTTCACACTCAGAGTAG AATTGAGCTGCGTGCCCAAGAGAGGATCTCTCAAGGGGAGGAGCTCACAGTGAGCTATGTGGACTTGCTCAATGTGTCCACAGATCGCCAGCAGCTGCTCAAGCAGCAGTACTTTTTTGACTGTACTTGTGAGTGCTGCAGCCAGCACCTGAAAGATGACCTCATGATGGCCATCAAAGAG CCATCTGATCTAGAGGTGAAAGAGGTGACACAGTTGAGCCTGAAAGCACTGGAGAAGATTGAAAAGGCACGCGTTGAGGGAAACTACCATGAG GTGGTGAACCTGTGCAAGGAATGCCTGGAAAAACAAGAGCTGGTGCTGgcagacacacacctgtacaaGCTGAGAGTGTTGAGCACAGCCAGCGAGGTGCTGTCCTACCTGCACTATTTCTCTGAGGCTGCTGACTACGCACGAAGGATGGTAGAGGGATATAT GAAGCTTTACCCTCCAAACAATGCCCAGTTGGGTATGGCGTTGATGCGGGCAGGAGTGACCCACTGGCATGCTGGCCAAATTGAAGTTGGACATAGCATGATATGCAAGGCTTATGGCATCCTCATGATCACCCATGGGCCCACCCACTCCATCACCAAGGACCTGGAG GCAATTCGGACACAGACAGAGGTGGAACTTCGCTTGTTCCAGCAGAACAAAGATGCCTATTATAATATGCGTGAAACAGCCCTGAAGAAGGTGCCCATGAGTGCAATGGCAGAAGTGATCCAAGACAGCATTAAGAAGCTATTTCGTTCAAAATAA